From Aptenodytes patagonicus chromosome 1, bAptPat1.pri.cur, whole genome shotgun sequence, one genomic window encodes:
- the LOC143155684 gene encoding P2Y purinoceptor 1-like, which translates to MEKKSTAGNLDFCKIDNSNLSKTGILHGKMMNGTCTIFICNRNPKLEWYCYLLILVCLFTLLAGFLGNILALRHYVYCMKTWTTNTVFLFNLALCDFAWTLMAPFSVCSSLQKLAAYSSQALYQIIRLCFSINIYGSVYFLTLISFDRYVGAVHPITSLTWWDKEKAVFCTIAVWIFIVIASVPEIYYTVAAGRQHDIIDSLDGTEGPLQFAVPFTLSKIVLRFLVPVTVIFTCYMLTLKALLQLSKRQQRRNRLVRPLILISAAMIVFAVSFIPYHVMMMVILTYRINCQPPCGNTSTLSAIYEVTEIICSINSCLDPIIFTVANKTFYQRIKSIKCHPKCQCCCCLTGRVTDITLSPRTMT; encoded by the coding sequence GCATACTCCATGGAAAGATGATGAATGGTACTTGCACTATTTTCATTTGCAACAGAAATCCTAAGCTGGAGTGGTACTGTTACTTGCTGATTCTGGTTTGCCTTTTCACTTTATTAGCAGGATTTCTAGGCAATATACTGGCACTACGACATTATGTGTACTGCATGAAGACATGGACTACCAATACCGTATTTCTCTTTAATTTGGCACTGTGTGACTTTGCTTGGACTCTCATGGCACCTTTTTCAGTATGTTCTAGTCTCCAGAAGTTAGCTGCCTATTCCAGTCAAGCACTTTATCAGATCATAAGACTATGTTTTAGTATTAATATCTATGGAAGTGTCTATTTCCTGACACTCATCAGTTTTGACAGATATGTAGGTGCTGTCCATCCTATCACTTCATTAACATGGTGGGACAAAGAAAAGGCTGTGTTTTGTACCATTGCGGTATGGATCTTCATAGTGATTGCATCAGTGCCGGAGATCTACTACACAGTTGCAGCTGGAAGACAACATGACATCATAGATTCCCTGGATGGCACTGAAGGACCTTTACAGTTTGCAGTGCCATTCACACTCTCCAAGATTGTACTGAGATTCCTAGTTCCAGTCACAGTCATCTTTACATGCTATATGTTGACTCTCAAAGCATTACTACAACTCAGTAAACGTCAGCAAAGAAGGAACAGACTTGTTAGACCTCTGATACTGATTTCAGCCGCTATGATtgtatttgctgtttctttcataCCTTATCATGTTATGATGATGGTGATACTAACTTACAGAATTAATTGTCAACCACCCTGTGGGAACACAAGCACATTAAGTGCCATTTATGAAGTCACAGAGATCATCTGCAGCATCAATAGTTGCCTTGACCCAATCATTTTTACGGTAGCAAATAAGACATTCTATCAAAGaattaaaagtataaaatgtCATCCCAAATGccagtgctgctgttgtctgaCAGGACGGGTAACAGACATCACTCTGTCCCCAAGAACAATGACTTAA